Proteins encoded together in one Lysinibacillus sp. FSL K6-0232 window:
- a CDS encoding DUF6612 family protein translates to MKKFIKVLAVGTLALTLAACNSSATPKKDTTKTSDLTLEQVYDKAVERQTNIKSASATMDMTQATKVGAGEEAMEFSSSTKMDMDFIVDPLEMHLSGTMTMPNMLGEGGETTDLPMEMYMKQGTGFFMKDTASDSWLKLPDDNFDEILEQTASSADAKEQLEQLKSFIDDFSFEQTDDEYVLTLDAEGDKFKALIDEEIEKSMQGMELGENPLDGLTIDQINYVLYIDKDTFDTNKMDMNFDLKMNVEGNEMVMNTKSVITYTEFDHLKTIDIPQEVIDNAQTIE, encoded by the coding sequence CGCCTAAAAAAGATACAACAAAAACAAGTGACCTTACTTTAGAACAAGTATATGATAAGGCTGTGGAACGTCAGACAAATATTAAAAGTGCAAGTGCCACGATGGATATGACACAGGCAACAAAGGTTGGTGCTGGTGAGGAAGCGATGGAGTTTTCTTCTAGCACAAAAATGGATATGGATTTTATCGTTGATCCGCTGGAAATGCATTTATCAGGCACGATGACAATGCCTAATATGCTAGGTGAGGGTGGAGAAACAACAGACTTACCAATGGAAATGTATATGAAACAAGGTACAGGATTCTTCATGAAGGATACAGCATCTGATAGCTGGTTAAAGCTTCCTGATGATAACTTTGATGAAATTTTAGAGCAAACAGCTTCCTCTGCAGATGCAAAGGAACAATTAGAGCAGCTAAAATCATTTATCGATGACTTCTCATTTGAACAAACAGATGATGAATATGTACTAACATTAGATGCAGAAGGCGATAAATTTAAAGCATTAATTGATGAAGAAATTGAAAAATCAATGCAAGGTATGGAGCTAGGTGAAAACCCACTAGATGGACTAACAATTGATCAAATCAACTATGTTCTATACATTGACAAAGATACATTCGATACAAACAAAATGGATATGAATTTTGACTTAAAAATGAATGTTGAAGGTAATGAAATGGTGATGAATACAAAATCAGTTATCACATACACGGAATTCGATCACCTGAAAACAATTGATATCCCTCAAGAAGTTATCGATAACGCTCAAACAATTGAATAA
- a CDS encoding universal stress protein, translating to MGSYLKIAVAIDFSEQSLKAFERASQLALQYNAVLQLVSVVDTKSFGAASAYDLKYAEALKQEYADKIEKLVKEALQAGVKEVESVVEAGLPKAILTQLPNIDLLVCGATGLNRIEKMVLGSVAEKVARHAPCDVLIVR from the coding sequence GTGGGGAGTTATCTTAAGATTGCAGTAGCTATTGATTTTTCGGAGCAGTCACTTAAAGCTTTTGAGCGAGCAAGTCAATTAGCATTACAATACAATGCTGTTTTACAATTAGTCAGTGTTGTGGATACAAAATCATTTGGAGCAGCATCGGCATATGATTTAAAATATGCAGAGGCACTAAAGCAGGAATATGCAGATAAGATTGAAAAATTGGTAAAAGAGGCATTACAGGCAGGTGTGAAAGAGGTAGAGTCAGTAGTAGAAGCAGGTTTGCCTAAAGCAATCCTAACACAGCTACCAAATATTGATTTACTAGTTTGTGGGGCAACGGGTTTAAATCGGATAGAAAAAATGGTGTTAGGGTCAGTTGCAGAAAAGGTGGCTCGTCATGCACCATGTGATGTTTTAATCGTGCGCTAG
- a CDS encoding nucleoid-associated protein, whose product MLEVSESTLAQYSMHFIGETLILGEEALTQPEVMLEAAFTQLAFHKIDMEQQYEFFHEITITLNEVYTYAKAIFTQENSFLEQSQNIAKHLHSVSQHPNIKSGELFIGLFDNCLLLDETKKVIAIVKIDEKEIFLDVQNDHHQMTVNGIDGINVKKINNAAIIIDMGPDQPPAVFIKTKRKEDIVYWQERFLKIKAADEHYYKTDLALAECKKYILKEEHYTSTEKLGLLNKTLDYFRNEEEFQVDHYIDTVFEQIDATEKDIIVKTVKPYETIISDSALEKAEKKYKRKIKLDSNIEIQVNIQHIEHIDELIEVGYDEATNRKFYKIYFQDEM is encoded by the coding sequence ATGCTAGAAGTGAGTGAAAGTACATTAGCGCAATATAGTATGCATTTTATAGGGGAAACACTTATTTTAGGGGAAGAAGCACTGACGCAGCCCGAGGTAATGCTAGAAGCAGCCTTTACACAGCTTGCCTTTCATAAAATAGATATGGAGCAGCAATACGAATTTTTTCATGAAATAACGATTACCCTTAACGAAGTTTATACCTATGCCAAGGCAATCTTTACACAGGAAAATAGCTTTCTTGAACAATCCCAAAATATCGCTAAACACTTACATAGTGTATCGCAGCACCCTAATATTAAAAGCGGTGAACTATTTATCGGTTTGTTTGATAATTGCTTATTATTAGATGAAACAAAAAAAGTAATCGCCATTGTAAAAATTGATGAAAAAGAAATATTTTTAGATGTGCAAAATGACCATCATCAAATGACCGTCAATGGTATTGATGGCATCAATGTCAAAAAAATCAACAATGCAGCGATTATTATTGATATGGGACCAGACCAACCCCCTGCCGTTTTTATTAAAACAAAACGAAAAGAGGACATTGTTTATTGGCAAGAGCGTTTTTTAAAAATAAAGGCAGCGGATGAGCACTATTATAAAACAGATTTAGCGTTGGCTGAATGCAAGAAATATATTTTAAAAGAAGAGCATTATACAAGCACTGAGAAGCTAGGGCTGTTAAATAAAACATTGGACTACTTTAGAAATGAGGAGGAATTTCAAGTAGACCATTATATTGATACGGTGTTTGAGCAAATAGATGCTACCGAAAAGGATATCATTGTTAAAACCGTTAAACCCTATGAAACGATTATTTCTGACAGCGCACTTGAAAAAGCTGAAAAGAAATATAAACGTAAAATTAAGCTAGATAGCAATATTGAAATTCAGGTCAATATTCAGCATATTGAACATATTGATGAGCTAATTGAGGTTGGCTATGATGAAGCAACCAATCGAAAGTTCTATAAAATTTATTTCCAAGATGAAATGTAA